The Candidatus Krumholzibacteriia bacterium genome includes a region encoding these proteins:
- a CDS encoding archaemetzincin family Zn-dependent metalloprotease has translation MEALALVRIGETPPEQVDDLAEGLKPVLRLPVRVEAKVLDPGFAFRTTRGQYDSRKLLTALRGVAHRENEAVLGIADVDLFASIFTFVFGEAHLGGCSALVSIHRLRPEMYGLPADLDLLAQRLLTESVHEIGHLQGAIHCKVPGCVMNFSGAVEEIDLKNPVPCDDCADHFIGNAGCTDS, from the coding sequence TTGGAAGCGCTGGCGCTGGTGAGGATCGGTGAGACTCCACCGGAGCAGGTGGACGACCTCGCCGAGGGTCTGAAGCCCGTTCTCCGCCTGCCGGTCCGGGTCGAGGCGAAGGTCCTCGACCCCGGATTCGCCTTCCGGACCACGCGGGGCCAGTACGACAGCCGCAAGCTGCTCACCGCACTGCGGGGCGTCGCACACCGCGAGAACGAGGCCGTGCTCGGCATCGCCGACGTCGATCTCTTCGCCTCGATCTTCACCTTCGTCTTCGGCGAAGCCCATCTCGGTGGTTGCTCGGCGCTGGTGTCGATCCACCGCCTCCGGCCCGAGATGTACGGTCTCCCGGCCGACCTCGACCTGCTCGCGCAGCGACTGCTCACGGAATCGGTGCACGAGATCGGCCACCTGCAGGGGGCCATCCACTGCAAGGTTCCCGGCTGTGTCATGAACTTCTCGGGCGCGGTCGAGGAGATCGACCTGAAGAACCCGGTTCCCTGCGACGACTGCGCGGATCACTTCATCGGCAATGCGGGTTGCACAGATTCCTGA